In a genomic window of Aquila chrysaetos chrysaetos chromosome Z, bAquChr1.4, whole genome shotgun sequence:
- the LOC115337230 gene encoding translation initiation factor IF-2-like, whose amino-acid sequence MDPSGDTSFMLAAPFPEYQLQTASGRRSRQSPEQDAGGFHPASAEKRSPQPGPGSAQLPPPPPPPAFGSRDPCAGPGPPRALPAPGQRPEPRRISAAERSPTGAFCPRLRGNASSQVGLRPGPAAARAPSPQHPTAGRSGPGNPPPAGRPGPGTPPPGGRPAGPRHPTSRRPAGRLLPLNVSVLTSLTPWEPPLRPPLRGWEGAGARDGPLPGGDRSPPEDTPGGERELVSCSSRRAVSGEASSGNGKWASKRQIEADREVPEVQERRGRAGGPVHSRRLSRERRTRRGRCRGQPREI is encoded by the exons ATGGACCCATCAGGGGATACCTCCTTCATGCTTGCTGCTCCCTTCCCCGAGTACCAACTGCAAA CCGCCTCAGGGCGCCGGTCCCGCCAGAGCCCGGAGCAGGACGCAGGCGGCTTCCACCCCGCCTCAGCCGAGAAACGCTccccgcagcccggcccggGCAGcgcccagctcccccccccaccaccacccccggCTTTCGGCAGCAGAGACCCCTGTgcagggccggggccgccccgaGCGCTGCCGGCGCCCGGCCAGCGCCCCGAACCACGCAGGATTTCGGCGGCGGAGCGCAGCCCCACCGGCGCCTTCTGCCCGCGGCTGCGGGGAAATGCGAGCAGCCAAGTCGGGCTGAGACCTGGCCCGGCCGCCGCCAGAgcaccctctccccagcaccccaccgCCGGCCGGTCGGGCCCCGGCAACCCACCTCCGGCCGGGCGGCCGGGCCCCGGCACCCCACCTccgggcggccggccggccgggcccCGGCACCCCACCtcccgccggccggccggccgg CTACTCCCCCTCAACGTGTCGGTGCTCACAAGCTTAACTCCTTGGGAGCCGCCGCTCCGGCCCCCGCTgcgggggtgggagggagctggggcccGGGACGGACCCTTGCCAGGAGGGGATCGGAGCCCCCCCGAGGACACGCcgggaggggagcggg AATTAGTGAGCTGTAGCTCCAGAAGAGCAGTCAGCGGCGAGGCCAGCAGCGGCAACGGTAAGTGGGCGTCTAAACGGCAGATTGAAGCGGACCGGGAGGTTCCCGAGGTCCAGGAGCGCCGGGGAAGAGCGGGGGGACCCGTCCACAGCCGGCGGCTCTCGCGAGAGAGGCGGACGCGGCGTGGGCGTTGCCGggggcaaccgcgggagatttGA